GCCCCCACGGCGTCCCGCACGGCCCGCAGCTCCGCCCTGCACGGCaaagcggggcgggggggatggaGCGCTCAgccgcggccccgcgccccccacccggcccggccccgcctcCGCCTCACCGCCGGACACCGAGCTGCTCCAGCAGCGCCTCAGCCGCGCCGCGCTGCTTCCGCCACAGCCGCGCCCGCAGGTCGCCGAAGGCACGCAGCGGCGAACCGCCCCACGCCAGCCGCTGTGCCGCCCGCATCTGCGCCGCCAGCCCAGACAGCGAGCCCAGCAGCGGCGCCCATGCGGCCAGAGCCGCCCGCCAGGCCGCGTCCTGCCGCGCCACCACCGCCGCCCACTcccgcagcgccgccgccatcgctgctgccgccgccaccgccgccatGGCGACCCGCCGACCCGGAAGCGTTCTCCCAACCCGCTGCATCATTGCGCCGCGCCGAGTTCCGATTGGTCGCGCTGTGCTGAGTTCCGATTGGTTGCGCCGTGCCGAGCTCTGATTGGCCGGACGGCGGCGGCGGTTGGGTTTGAACGCGCGGCTGGCGGCGGCGCTCCCGGTCCCTGGTCCCCGGTCCCGGTCCTGGTCCCGGTCCCTCCGCCATGGCTCCCCCACGAAAGAAGGTTGGCGCGAGCACGCGCGGCAGGAAGCTGGCGGCTTTCCTGAAGGATTTCGACCGTGAGGGTAGGCTGCGGCCGGCGGGAGAGGGGCGGGCGGTAGGGAGCGGGCCCGGGGCCGTGCCTGAGCCGTGTCCCTCCCCGCAGTGAGGAGCCGGGTCGACCAGCTGCGGACGAACGGGCAGCGCCTCGTGAAGGAGGTGGAGAACCTCTACAACATCGAGATCTTGCGGCTGCCGGTGGCGCTTCGCGAGATGAACTGGCTGGACTACTTCGGtacgggccgggccgggccgggggcggtgcggggctggcgggggcgCGTCCCCCGTTAGGTGGTAAACAGTAACGGTAATAGAAGAGCAACTGGAATCCTCTGTCCGGACCGCCCCGGGGCAGGCGGCCCGCGGGCTCTTCGAAGCGCTGCTCTTTGTCTGAGCCCGCTCGCTCGCTGCCATGAAAACTGGTTTGTGCTGGGTTTTTGCACCCTAGTGGTGATGTATTAAAGTATGTCTACGTATGCTGTATAGGCTCTCTTAGATacatactgattttttaaaaaatattttctttttagctaaAGGAGGAAGCAAAAAGGTGTTGGAAGAGGCAGCGACGGTAGGTATCTAGCGTAAATACTGTGGTTTTCTGATGACGTTGTGTGCTACTGCGGGAAACGAAGGGCTTCTTGAGTCTGTAGGGACGTTGCAATAGCAGAGGCTACATAAATACTTTCACAAATGCTGCTTTAAGACTTAACAGTAAGAGGTGCCATTTGTATCCAGCATAGGATTTGCATGCTCATACTGCTCCTTGGCGGTCTTTCCTTACCTGCCTGGTTTCACTCCCACATCCCTGAGAGCACACGCACTCCTCAGTTattaaattaaagcatttctAAATTGGTTGAGCAGCGGGGAGACAGTGAAGCATAAGGCATGTTAGTCCTCAATGGCATGCAGACCTCACGTGATGTTGTCACCTCCAGAATAACATGAAAAGTCCCAGTTTGAGCACAACAGAAAACCTGGAGGTATTCTTGCTATAAAACAGGGATTTACTCTACAACTTTGACTTATCAGAACTGTATGCTACTGATAATCCTAATGGTGTCAtgactgtttttaattttaggcAGACTtggaaataacagaaataaacaagtTAACAGCAGAAGTTATCCAGACTCCTTTAAAGATCATCAAGAAAGGTCAGTTTGTCTTAAGCATTGTGATGAGTTCAGTGAGGTGAAAGCATGTCATAGTTTACATGCTGTGAATAATAATTCAGTTCTTTCTTACATCCCTCAATATATttaaagacaggaaaacaaTCCTACCTTTATCCCTATTATTAAGCTCTACTTAGTTTTATTAAAACACTCAAAATAATTCAAGATGGTTCTCTGCCAACCATTTGGATTACATTGGAATTTGGATTTCAGAAGCAAATTACTGCCAAAATCCTTGTGGTTCTTTACTGTTTACCTCCACTGCTAACTAATAATTCAGAGTTATTATTTGTTATCAACTTGGataacactttctttttctagtgGAAAAATCTAAACAGGATATTGAAGCTATTGAAGAAGAGGCAGAGCCTCCTTTGCTTCCTctagcaaagaaagcaaaacacgATAGCCAATGTCTTCCAGAGCTAGAAGCTGAAAATGTTAATCCAAGAACTGCAAAGGTAAATAGCTACTCTCTGTGATGACATTATTCCCAGGGTACAAACTACTTGCTGAGATGATGTGTGTGACAATATAGCTGTCCGGGATACTTGGAGGGGGACCTACAGGCATTGCTTCCTGAAACGTCTAGTGATAGGGGAAGGTCACAGAAGCTTGTACGGTGTTTGTTTCTGGACTCTTGTGCCGTAAAAAGGTGCCTATTGAGCCAAACTCTTTGTATGGAAGCATTTGTTTGTTGTGGACTCAGCTGTCGGCGACAGCGAAGTAACTGATTTGGTGAGTAATGTGTGTTTCAGGTGAAGGCATCCACTAAAAAAGTACCGGTGTCCCGGAGCAGAAGACCTCCTTCAGCGAGA
This genomic window from Grus americana isolate bGruAme1 chromosome 23, bGruAme1.mat, whole genome shotgun sequence contains:
- the CDCA8 gene encoding borealin, which codes for MAPPRKKVGASTRGRKLAAFLKDFDREVRSRVDQLRTNGQRLVKEVENLYNIEILRLPVALREMNWLDYFAKGGSKKVLEEAATADLEITEINKLTAEVIQTPLKIIKKVEKSKQDIEAIEEEAEPPLLPLAKKAKHDSQCLPELEAENVNPRTAKVKASTKKVPVSRSRRPPSARVKRMSKRSSKNNFITPATGRIVDLCAQGGTSMVTPKFDSRIFKTPGLRTPAVNERVYTISANGSPLADSSDIFITVPVGGGESIRLTANDLTRKNLLHLNPEAQGIMKKLSVRLAQACSATKTHR